In the genome of Streptomyces sp. SLBN-118, the window GCGGAATGGGCGACCGGGACATCGACCCCATGCTGTAGCGGTCCGGCCCCGGGGGCGGCCGGTGGCCGCCTCTTTCATCCGGACAGGGCCGGCCGTGCTCCTGCGTACGCCACAGCACGGCGGCATGGCGATAAGGGTCGTCAGTCTGCGGACATGGCCACGGGCACCTGATGGCGGTCCCGATCCTGCGTCTGGTAGCTGGCGTGTGACGTGTGGAGGCAGGAGATGGAACCGGACCGGCCGACACCGAAGCAGTACGCGGCTGATGACGAGGAGCGGTTCCGGCTGCTCGTGAAGAACTCCGCGGACATGGTCTTCCGCCGCACGATCGAGGGTGCCTACCGGGAGGTGTCCGCAGCGGGGGCGGTGTTGCTCGGCCACCCGGTCGAGGAGATCGTGGGGAGCGCGGTCGCGTCCTGGGTGCATCCGGGCGATGTGGAGGACTTCGAGTCGGCTGAGCGGGATCTGCTCCGCGAGGGCCGGGTGGTGGTGTGCCTGCGGCTGCGGCACGCCGACGGACACTGGCTGTGGACGGAGTCGACGAACTGGGTGGTGCGCAACGCCGCAGGCGAGATGCTCGAAGTGCGCGGGTTCATCCGCGAGGCGCAGGGTCAGCGGCGCCGCGAGGAGGCGCTGCGGCTGCTGCAGGAGCAGGCTCGTTCGGTCATCGAGACGGCCCGGGACGCCTTCGTCTCCATCGATGAGGACGGTCTGGTCATCGACTGGAACCAGGCTGCGCAGGGGTTGTTCGGCTGGAGCCGCTGGGAGGTGATGGGCCGGCGGCTGGCCGATCTGATCATTCCTGAGGGCTACCGCGCTGCGCACGCGGCCGGTCTGCAGCGGGTGCTGGCCGGTGGGGAGCCTCATGTGCTGGGCCGTCAGATCGAAATTACTGCACTGCATCGCGACGGGCACGAGATGCCGGTCGAACTGGCCGTGTGGCGGCTGCAGTCGGGCACGCGGCGCTGCTTCAACGCCTTCGTCCGGGACATCACCGAACGCAAGCGAGCCGAGGAGGCGGTGGCGGCAGCCCGTGACCGGGCGCTGGAGGCATCGAGGGCCAAGTCGCAGTTCGTGGCCTCCATGAGCCATGAGATCCGTACTCCCATGAACGGTGTCATCGGGCTGAGCAACCTGCTCCTGGGCACTGAGCTGGATGGCGAACAGCGCCGCTACGCGCAGGGTATCCAGGCCGCCGGGACGGCCCTGCTGTCGCTGATCAACGACATCCTGGACTTCTCCAAGCTGGAGGCGGGCAAGCTCGACCTGGACGAGGTCGCCTTCAGTCCCCAGCAGCTGGTGGAGGAGGTTGTCTCGCTGGTGGCGCAGACCCCTCAGGCCGGCGGCCTGGAACTGCTCAGCGACTGCCAGCCCGACCTGCCCGTGATGGTGCACGGGGATGCAGGCCGGCTGCGGCAGATCCTGCTCAACCTGGCGTCCAACGCTGTGAAGTTCACCGAGTCCGGCGAGGTCCTGATACGCGCCCGCCCAGCCCCCGCACGGCCACCTGCGGAGCATGCGCCGTGGCTGCGCTTCGAGGTGGCCGACACCGGCATCGGCATCGCCGAAGCTCAGCAGGAGCGGATGTTCGACGCCTTCTCCCAGGCGGATGCGTCCACTACCCGCCGCTACGGAGGCACCGGCCTCGGCCTGGCCATCTGCCGCAGGCTCACCGATGCCATGGGCGGCTCCATCGGCGTCACCAGCCGGACCGGCCAGGGCAGCACTTTCTGGTTCACCGTTCCCGTGCGCGCCCCTGATACCACCGAGCGACCACCGGCCCAGGCCTCTCCTGCGACCCTTCGCGGGCTGCGGGCGCTGGTCGTCGACGACAACGAGACCAACCGGCTGATCCTCGATACCCAGTTGCGCAGGTGGCACCTGCAGCCGACCACGGTCGAGGGCGGGCCCCAGGCGCTGGTGGCCCTGCACGAGGCAGCGGCCGCGGGCCGCCCCTTCGACCTGGCCCTCCTGGACATGCAGATGCCCGACATGGACGGCCTGGAACTCGCCCGCCGGATCACCACCGACCCGGCCATCGGCCGGGTACCGCTGCTGATGCTCACCTCCAGCGTGCCGCTGGCCCCCGCCGAGCTCCAGGCGGCCGGAATCGCACGCAGCATGCCCAAACCCATCCAGCAGTCCCAGCTCTTGGACGCCGTGGTCGAGCTCACCGCCCAGTCACCGCCCGTCGAAGCTGCAGCGCAAGCGCCTTCTGCCGCCCCCACTGCCTCCCCGCCTGCCCACCGCGGCCATCTCCTGCTCGTGGAGGACAACGAGATCAACCAGATGGTGGCCCAGGGCCTTCTCACCCAGCTCGGTTACAGCGCCGATATCGCCGCCGACGGCATCCAGGCCCTGCAGATGACCGAGGAACACACCTATCAAGCCGTGCTGATGGACTGCCAGATGCCCCGGATGGACGGCTACACCGCCGTCCAAGAGCTGCGCCGCCGGGAAGAAGGCGGCGGCGGGCGCCTTCCGGTGATCGCCATGACCGCCGGCGCCCTGGCCGAGGACCGGGAACGCTGCCTGGCCGCGGGCATGGACGACTACGTCTCCAAACCCGTCGCCGCCGCCGACCTGGAACAGGCCCTGGCCCGCTGGATCGATCCTGCTCACTGCGGTGAAGAGCCCGACCACTCGACGGAAGAGGGCGAGGAGCCCCTGCGTGCCTCCATCGAGCGGCGGCTGGACGAACTGCGCGGCGCCGACGCTCCGGCCGAGAACGAACTGGTGAGCCGGCTGGTGGACCACTTCCTCGTCCGCGCCCCCGACATGACCAGCGCACTCTTCCACGCGCTGGACCGCCACGACACCACCGAGATCGCCGAGCAGGCACACAGCCTCAAAGGCGCTGCCGGCAACATGGGAGCCGAAAGCCTCGCTGCCTGCTGCGCGGAGCTCGAACAGCGTGCGAAGGCCGCAGACCTGGCCCCGCTGGCCGAGATCGCCCCCCGCCTCCAGGACGAACTCGACCGCACCTGCCGCATCCTCGAGACGCTCCGCTCCCGCCCTTCCGGCCACTCATAGGAGGTCCTGTGGGCAAGGTTCACGTCCCGTTGCCCTCCCGCCGCGAAGCGGTGGCCTGGGCGTATGGGGCAGCAGGGACCGCGGTGATCGTCACCTATCTGGTCACCTCCTCCGCAGCGCGTTACATGCTGGGCGCGGTGGTGTCTGCCTCGGTCGTCTTCGCGATCGTGGTGGGGGTGATCAGGAACAAGCCGCCGTCGGTCCTTCCCTGGTGCCTGTTGGCTGCGGCCATGGCACCGTACGCGGCGGCGGACACGATCTGGGGTCTCTACCAGGTCCGCGGCGTCGAGGTTCCGTTCCCAGGCGTGGCCGACTGGCTCTACCTGGGCGCCTACCTGTTGCTTGCCGCGGGCCTGGTGACGCTGGCCAGGCAGCAGGCAGGCCGCCTGCACTGGGCGGGGCTGCTGGACGCGGGAATCATCACGCTGGGAGCCGGCACTCTGACATGGGCGTTCATCATCGCCCCCTACCTGCGCAGCGAGATGTCCGCCTGGCCGCTCGCAGTATCCATCGCCTATCCCGTCACCGACCTGGTGCTCTTGTCCATCGCCGCGCGGCTGATGCTCACCACCGGCACGCGGACACCGTCGTTTCTTCTTGTCATCGGATGGCTGCTGGTCCTGCTCGCCGCCGATGGCCTCTACTACGGAACGCAGGCCACCGGGACCTCGATCCCCGAGGACGTGGCCGAAGTGGGGTGGATGGTCTCCTCCCTCCTGCTGGGGGCAGCGGCGCTGCACTCGTCCGTTGCCCAGCGGACCCAGATGGCGCAAGACCAGGAGAGGCTGCCCCCGCGGCGAATGTCGATCCTTATCGCGCTCATCCTCATGGGGCCCTTGATCGTGCTGGCCAATGTCGGCGGCGCCCAGGACCAGCCCGTGAACGTCAAGGTGATCGTCGCCATGATGGCGAGCCTGTCGCTGCTGCTGTTGCTGCGCATCGCGTTCCTGGCCCAGTACGCCCAAGGCCGGGCCACCGAAGCGAGGACGCGAGCCACCGAAGCACGGACGCACGCCGAGGCCCTCTCAGCATCACTGCGAGAGCAGGCAGAGCTCCAGAAGCAGCTGAGCCATCAGGCGACCCACGACCCGTTGACGGGTCTGGCCAATCGAGCACTGCTGAACGAGCGCCTGGAGTCCGTTCTCGGCCGGTGCTCCGCCATGTCCCCCAGCGGACTGCTGATGCTCGATCTCGACGGCTTCAAGGACGTCAACGACACGCTGGGGCACCCGGCCGGCGACGAACTGCTGGTCGACGTCGCACAGCGGCTGACGGCCAGGGTCCGCAAGCAGGACATGGTGGCCAGGCTCGGCGGAGATGAATTCGCACTCCTCGTGGACGGCGTGGACGCGAGCACACTGCACCACTACACCACGCGGATCCTCGACTCCTTCAGAGACCCCTTCACCCTCGCCCATGGCCATTTGGTCCATATGACAACGAGCATCGGAGCACGGAGCATCACCAGGCCGACCGCGCCTTCAGAAGCGCTGCGGGACGCCGACACCGCCCTGTACAAGGCCAAAACCGCAGGCAAAAACCAGGCCGCGTTCTTCGAACCCCCGCAGCAGTCTTCCTCCTCCACGGCACAGGAAGGCGTCAGGCGCAGCAGAGGACCTGAGAACTCCTGATGGTCGTCGCCCCGAGCCTCCTCAACCCGCCCGGCCCCACGCCGACCAACCAGCTCAATCCGGTGTCCTCTTCACCCATGCACGCCCGTCCAGACGGGCGTTCGCCACACCTTGGGCCAGAGAATCTCCCGCGCACCCGGAGCCGTACGGCCACGGAGGGTCCACGCCCGAGGACTGGCGCCCCGGGTCGCCGCGCCGCGAAGCCGCCCGGGCAGCTATCGCTGGGGCGTCGCTGTGTCGCGGCGGCGCGGAGTTCACGCGGGCTGCGGCGCGAACTGCCCGGCGCGGGAGCTTCCGATCCGGCCCCGGATCGCCCGAGGCACGAACGCCACCGGGGCATGTTGGCCGCCCCGGCTCGCCCAGGCACCCTAGGCTGTTGCTCGGGCTGCGGCGCGCACCACCCGGCGTGGAAGCCATCCGATCCCGCCCCGGATCGCCCGAGGCACGAACCGCCACCGCGGCGTGCGAACCGCCCCGGCTTTGCTCAGGCACCCGACGCCGTCGCTCGGGCGGCGTCGCAGCGGCGCCGCGACGCAAAGCTCCCGCAGGCTACGGCGCGCACCACCCGGCGTGGAAGCCATCCGATCCCGCCCCGGATCGCCCGAGGCACGAACCGCCACCGCGGCGTGCGAGCCGCCCTGCCCAGGCATCCGGCGGGTTGCGGCGCGCACCACCCGGCGCGGAAGCCATCCGGTCCGGCCCCGGCTCACCCGGATGCCGACGCTGCCGCGCGGGTATCGCAGCTGCCGCAAGCGGAGCGCGGGGCGTCAGCCCCAGCACCCCCACCCGACCCGCGCCTGCGGGCTGCAGCGCGCAGCTGGGGGTCTGGGGGCCCGCCCCCAGTTTCGGGAAGGGGCGGGGTGGGGGAAACAACCCCCGTCACCCACCCTCCGGCCGCCCCCTCATCGCCTCCAGCTCCTCGTTCGGAATCGCCCCCCCGAACCTCCGGTCCCGCTGCGCGTACTCCAGGCACGCCCGCCACAGGTCCCGCCTGTCGAAGTCCGGCCACAGCACGTCCTGGAACACCATCTCCGCGTAACTGCTCTGCCAGATCAGGTAGTTGGACGTCCGCTGTTCGCCGCTCGGCCGCAGGAACAGGTCCACGTCGGGCATGTCCGGGTAGTACAGGTACTTCGCGAAGGTCTTCTCGTTGACCTTCGACGGGTCGAGCTTCCCCGCCGCCACGTCCCGCGCAATCGCCTGCGCCGCGTCCGCGACCTCCGCGCGCCCGCCGTAGTTGACGCAGAAGTACAGCGTCATGGCGTCGTTGTTCTTCGTCTGCTCCTGCGCGATCTGGAGCTCCTGGACGACGGACTTCCACATCTTCGGCATCCGGCCGACCCAGCGGATACGGATGCCCAGTTCGTCCATCTCGTCGCGCCGGCGCCGGATGACGTCCCGGTTGAAGTTCATCAGGAAGCGCACCTCGTCGGGCGAGCGCTTCCAGTTCTCGGTGGAGAAGGCGTACAGCGAGAGGTTCTTGACGCCCATCTCCAGGCAGCCCTTGAGCACGTCGAGGACGACGCCCTCGCCGACCTTGTGCCCCTCGGTGCGCGGCAGCCCGCGCTCCTTGGCCCAGCGGCCGTTGCCGTCCATGACACACGCCACATGGTTGGGCACCAGCTCGCCGGGGATCTTCGGCGGGCGCGCGCCGGACGGGTGCGGCTCGGGAACCTTGTACTCGCGGCGGGACCGGCCCAGGATTCCGCGTCGTGCCATGCGGCTCACATCTCCTATTTCTCTACGTACCTCAGCGAGCGCAGGCCGCGCTCCAAGTGCCAGTGCAGATAGGCGGACACCAGCCCGCTGCCCTCCCTGACGTGGCGCGCCTCGCACGCGTCCGCCGTGGGCCAGTCGCCGGTCAGCAGCGCGCTGAGCAGACCGATGGCCTCCGCAGAGGGTACGACGCTGCCGGGCACCCGGCAGTCGCCGCATATGACGCCGCCCGCGGCGACGGAGAAGAACCGGTTCGGCCCGTGCATACCGCATTTCGCGCAGTCCTCGAAGCTGGGCGCGTAGCCGTTGACGGCGAGGGAGCGCAGCAGGAACGCGTCGAGGACGAGGTGGGGCGCGTGCTCGCCCCGGGCGAGGGTGCGCAGGGCGCCGACGAGGAGCAGGTACTGCTGGACGGCCGGCTCGCCCTCGTGGTCGGTGAACCGCTCGGCGGTCTCCAGCATCGCGGTGCCTGCGGTGTAGCGGGCGTAGTCGGTGACGATGCCACCGCCGTACGCGGCGATGGTCTCGCTCTGGGTGCACAGGGGCAGCCCGCGGCCGACGAGTTCGCTGCCGCGGGCGAAAAACTGCACGTCCACATGCGAGAAGGGCTCCAGCCGCGCCCCGAACTTGGACTTGGTCCGCCGCACGCCACGGGCGACGGCCCGCACGCGCCCGTGCCCACGTGTGAGAAGCGTGATGATGCGGTCGGCCTCGCCCAGCTTCTGGGTGCGCAGCACGACGCCGTCATCACGGAACAGGCTCATGGGGCCATTGTCCCGTACGGTCGGCAGCCGACCGCCATCGGATGCTCAATCCTCCACGCGCTCCTCGATG includes:
- a CDS encoding isoprenyl transferase, which translates into the protein MARRGILGRSRREYKVPEPHPSGARPPKIPGELVPNHVACVMDGNGRWAKERGLPRTEGHKVGEGVVLDVLKGCLEMGVKNLSLYAFSTENWKRSPDEVRFLMNFNRDVIRRRRDEMDELGIRIRWVGRMPKMWKSVVQELQIAQEQTKNNDAMTLYFCVNYGGRAEVADAAQAIARDVAAGKLDPSKVNEKTFAKYLYYPDMPDVDLFLRPSGEQRTSNYLIWQSSYAEMVFQDVLWPDFDRRDLWRACLEYAQRDRRFGGAIPNEELEAMRGRPEGG
- a CDS encoding response regulator, which produces MEPDRPTPKQYAADDEERFRLLVKNSADMVFRRTIEGAYREVSAAGAVLLGHPVEEIVGSAVASWVHPGDVEDFESAERDLLREGRVVVCLRLRHADGHWLWTESTNWVVRNAAGEMLEVRGFIREAQGQRRREEALRLLQEQARSVIETARDAFVSIDEDGLVIDWNQAAQGLFGWSRWEVMGRRLADLIIPEGYRAAHAAGLQRVLAGGEPHVLGRQIEITALHRDGHEMPVELAVWRLQSGTRRCFNAFVRDITERKRAEEAVAAARDRALEASRAKSQFVASMSHEIRTPMNGVIGLSNLLLGTELDGEQRRYAQGIQAAGTALLSLINDILDFSKLEAGKLDLDEVAFSPQQLVEEVVSLVAQTPQAGGLELLSDCQPDLPVMVHGDAGRLRQILLNLASNAVKFTESGEVLIRARPAPARPPAEHAPWLRFEVADTGIGIAEAQQERMFDAFSQADASTTRRYGGTGLGLAICRRLTDAMGGSIGVTSRTGQGSTFWFTVPVRAPDTTERPPAQASPATLRGLRALVVDDNETNRLILDTQLRRWHLQPTTVEGGPQALVALHEAAAAGRPFDLALLDMQMPDMDGLELARRITTDPAIGRVPLLMLTSSVPLAPAELQAAGIARSMPKPIQQSQLLDAVVELTAQSPPVEAAAQAPSAAPTASPPAHRGHLLLVEDNEINQMVAQGLLTQLGYSADIAADGIQALQMTEEHTYQAVLMDCQMPRMDGYTAVQELRRREEGGGGRLPVIAMTAGALAEDRERCLAAGMDDYVSKPVAAADLEQALARWIDPAHCGEEPDHSTEEGEEPLRASIERRLDELRGADAPAENELVSRLVDHFLVRAPDMTSALFHALDRHDTTEIAEQAHSLKGAAGNMGAESLAACCAELEQRAKAADLAPLAEIAPRLQDELDRTCRILETLRSRPSGHS
- the recO gene encoding DNA repair protein RecO, with protein sequence MSLFRDDGVVLRTQKLGEADRIITLLTRGHGRVRAVARGVRRTKSKFGARLEPFSHVDVQFFARGSELVGRGLPLCTQSETIAAYGGGIVTDYARYTAGTAMLETAERFTDHEGEPAVQQYLLLVGALRTLARGEHAPHLVLDAFLLRSLAVNGYAPSFEDCAKCGMHGPNRFFSVAAGGVICGDCRVPGSVVPSAEAIGLLSALLTGDWPTADACEARHVREGSGLVSAYLHWHLERGLRSLRYVEK
- a CDS encoding GGDEF domain-containing protein, with the protein product MGKVHVPLPSRREAVAWAYGAAGTAVIVTYLVTSSAARYMLGAVVSASVVFAIVVGVIRNKPPSVLPWCLLAAAMAPYAAADTIWGLYQVRGVEVPFPGVADWLYLGAYLLLAAGLVTLARQQAGRLHWAGLLDAGIITLGAGTLTWAFIIAPYLRSEMSAWPLAVSIAYPVTDLVLLSIAARLMLTTGTRTPSFLLVIGWLLVLLAADGLYYGTQATGTSIPEDVAEVGWMVSSLLLGAAALHSSVAQRTQMAQDQERLPPRRMSILIALILMGPLIVLANVGGAQDQPVNVKVIVAMMASLSLLLLLRIAFLAQYAQGRATEARTRATEARTHAEALSASLREQAELQKQLSHQATHDPLTGLANRALLNERLESVLGRCSAMSPSGLLMLDLDGFKDVNDTLGHPAGDELLVDVAQRLTARVRKQDMVARLGGDEFALLVDGVDASTLHHYTTRILDSFRDPFTLAHGHLVHMTTSIGARSITRPTAPSEALRDADTALYKAKTAGKNQAAFFEPPQQSSSSTAQEGVRRSRGPENS